A single region of the Chionomys nivalis chromosome 23, mChiNiv1.1, whole genome shotgun sequence genome encodes:
- the LOC130865539 gene encoding coordinator of PRMT5 and differentiation stimulator-like isoform X1, which yields MDPQAAPGQGSGEPSAREAPSMEAGFAAADLSGEETETEMAMDRLASPLCQGAQSIPNGSLDHAEGPGVEEDGFAEEKEADGELYAWELSEGPPMKQAADLFSEDWDLELKADQGNPYDADDIQGSIFQEIKPLVCCAPQEDMMYDPSWHHPPPLIPHYSKMVFETGQFDDAED from the exons ATGGACCCTCAGGCGGCCCCCGGTCAGGGATCCGGAGAGCCCAGTGCGCGGGAGGCCCCCAGCATGGAGGCTGGCTTTGCCGCAGCTGACCTCTCTGGtgaggagacagagactgagatggCCATGGATCGACTAGCCAGTCCTCTCTGCCA AGGAGCCCAGAGCATCCCTAATGGCAGCCTTGACCATGCTGAGGGCCCAGGTGTGGAAGAGGATGGCTTTGCGGAGGAGAAGGAAGCCGATGGGGAACTGTACGCCTGGGAGCTGTCAGAAGGGCCGCCCATGAAACAGGCTGCTGATCTCTTTAGTGAGGACTGGGACTTGGAGCTGAAAGCAGACCAAGGCAATCCTTACGATGCCGATGACATCCAGGGGAGCATTTTTCAAGAGATTAAACCTTTGGTGTGCTGTGCCCCGCAAGAAGACATGATGTATGACCCCAGCTGGCACCACCCCCCTCCACTGATACCACATTATTCTAAGATGGTCTTTGAAACAGGACAGTTTGATGATGCTGAAGACTAA
- the LOC130865539 gene encoding coordinator of PRMT5 and differentiation stimulator-like isoform X2, whose amino-acid sequence MDPQAAPGQGSGEPSAREAPSMEAGFAAADLSGEETETEMAMDRLASNPYDADDIQGSIFQEIKPLVCCAPQEDMMYDPSWHHPPPLIPHYSKMVFETGQFDDAED is encoded by the exons ATGGACCCTCAGGCGGCCCCCGGTCAGGGATCCGGAGAGCCCAGTGCGCGGGAGGCCCCCAGCATGGAGGCTGGCTTTGCCGCAGCTGACCTCTCTGGtgaggagacagagactgagatggCCATGGATCGACTAGCCA GCAATCCTTACGATGCCGATGACATCCAGGGGAGCATTTTTCAAGAGATTAAACCTTTGGTGTGCTGTGCCCCGCAAGAAGACATGATGTATGACCCCAGCTGGCACCACCCCCCTCCACTGATACCACATTATTCTAAGATGGTCTTTGAAACAGGACAGTTTGATGATGCTGAAGACTAA